From Novosphingobium resinovorum, the proteins below share one genomic window:
- a CDS encoding V4R domain-containing protein translates to MSATIPPFRDRLDWSAVPGQVVDGAIRYMLIRPDALMGAIMRLSPGAQAEMLAALHASVLDFGGRSAGTYNKTASRPLVEVVAQTAPDLGWGLWTIAHEADAIRVTVEDSPFAAPLTGAAQPVCTAMTGMLSAVGTIMSGSPVTATETRCAAQHGGTTCHFAIPMEHNA, encoded by the coding sequence ATGAGCGCGACTATCCCTCCCTTCCGCGATCGGCTCGACTGGAGCGCGGTGCCCGGCCAGGTGGTCGACGGCGCAATCCGCTACATGCTGATCCGGCCCGACGCGCTCATGGGTGCAATCATGCGCCTGTCGCCCGGTGCGCAGGCCGAGATGCTGGCGGCGCTCCACGCCTCCGTGCTGGACTTCGGCGGGCGATCGGCCGGCACCTACAACAAGACCGCCAGCCGCCCGCTGGTCGAGGTGGTGGCTCAGACCGCGCCGGACCTGGGCTGGGGCCTTTGGACCATAGCCCACGAAGCGGACGCCATCCGCGTCACCGTCGAGGACAGCCCCTTCGCGGCCCCCTTGACCGGCGCGGCGCAGCCTGTGTGCACGGCGATGACCGGGATGCTCTCGGCCGTCGGCACGATCATGAGCGGCTCGCCCGTCACCGCCACCGAAACCCGGTGCGCCGCGCAGCACGGCGGCACCACCTGCCACTTCGCCATTCCAATGGAGCATAATGCATGA
- a CDS encoding FAD-binding oxidoreductase — translation MTDTTALSTTTTTDVVERLLAALGPDIVTLAQEADGRRFADWSGIPSGDVLALIRPRSTEELSQAMAICHAAGQPVTVQGGLTGLAGGASALDGEIAVSLERMKAIEEVDAVSATMTVQAGCVLQSVQEAALAAGYFFPLDLGARGSCTIGGVLATNAGGNRVIKYGMTRDLVLGVEAVLADGRVISGLHKMLKNNSGYDLKNLLIGSEGTLGIITRVVLRLRPRPLGVSTAWCGLDDFKAVTTLLRRAQSELAGGVSAFEVMWPSYYDYVLGNFPELRRPLAGSHGFYVLLETDGADPEAQGEQFEAFLARMFEEEVLEDAAVAMSERAALDFWAVRDAPGEFPRLIPNMIAFDISFAVSDLAEAASRITQGLEARHPGSLALVYGHLGDGNIHLIADVPGATAETVEAVEAFVYGVVSDLGGSVSAEHGIGLKKRKVLSRTRTPDELATMSAIKQALDPRGILGRGRILG, via the coding sequence ATGACTGACACCACCGCCCTTTCCACCACCACCACCACCGACGTCGTCGAGCGCCTGCTCGCCGCACTTGGCCCCGACATCGTCACGCTCGCACAAGAAGCAGACGGGCGCCGCTTCGCCGACTGGAGCGGTATTCCCTCGGGCGATGTCCTCGCCCTGATCCGCCCCCGCTCGACCGAAGAACTCTCGCAGGCCATGGCGATCTGCCACGCCGCCGGGCAGCCGGTGACCGTGCAGGGCGGACTTACGGGCCTTGCCGGCGGTGCCAGCGCGCTCGATGGCGAGATCGCCGTCAGCCTGGAGCGCATGAAGGCGATCGAGGAGGTCGATGCGGTCTCGGCGACGATGACCGTCCAGGCAGGCTGCGTGCTGCAGAGCGTTCAGGAAGCCGCGCTGGCGGCGGGCTACTTCTTCCCGCTCGACCTCGGCGCGCGGGGAAGCTGCACCATCGGCGGCGTGCTGGCGACCAATGCGGGCGGCAACCGCGTGATCAAGTACGGCATGACCCGCGACCTCGTGCTCGGCGTCGAGGCGGTGCTCGCCGATGGCCGCGTGATCAGCGGCCTGCACAAGATGCTCAAGAACAACAGCGGCTACGATCTCAAGAACCTGCTGATCGGCAGCGAGGGCACGCTGGGTATCATCACCCGCGTAGTCCTGCGTCTGCGTCCTCGCCCGTTGGGGGTTTCAACCGCGTGGTGCGGACTGGACGACTTCAAGGCCGTCACCACGCTGCTGCGGCGTGCGCAGTCCGAACTCGCCGGCGGGGTATCGGCGTTCGAGGTGATGTGGCCGAGCTACTACGACTATGTGCTGGGCAACTTCCCCGAACTGCGCCGTCCTTTGGCGGGGAGCCACGGCTTCTATGTCCTGCTGGAAACGGACGGCGCCGATCCAGAGGCGCAGGGCGAGCAGTTCGAGGCCTTCCTCGCCCGCATGTTCGAAGAGGAAGTGCTGGAGGACGCGGCGGTCGCGATGTCAGAACGCGCCGCGCTGGATTTCTGGGCGGTGCGCGATGCGCCGGGTGAATTCCCGCGCCTCATTCCCAACATGATCGCCTTCGACATCAGCTTCGCGGTCAGCGACCTGGCCGAAGCTGCGAGCCGCATCACCCAAGGCCTGGAGGCGCGCCATCCCGGCTCGCTGGCGCTGGTCTACGGCCACCTCGGTGACGGGAACATCCACCTCATCGCCGACGTGCCGGGTGCGACGGCGGAGACGGTCGAAGCCGTCGAGGCCTTCGTCTACGGCGTCGTCTCCGACTTGGGAGGCTCGGTTTCAGCGGAGCACGGCATCGGCCTCAAGAAGCGCAAGGTGCTCTCGCGCACGCGCACGCCCGACGAACTGGCGACGATGAGCGCGATCAAGCAGGCGCTCGATCCTCGCGGCATCCTCGGGCGTGGGCGCATCCTGGGATGA
- a CDS encoding MFS transporter, whose product MDMPAPASTLAGDGDAALFAKVARRLLPFLFVCYLIAQVDRMNVGFAKLTMLKDLGFSELVYGIGAGTFFIGYVLFEVPSNIALRKFGAPMWLGRIMITWGLLSIAMLFVRTPASFYILRFLIGVAEAGFFPGVIFYLTLWFPAARRTRMTAIFMTAIAVAGVVVGPVSGLILETLHDFGGLPGWQWLFIIEGTPAVLLGIACMKRLDAGPASALWLTPAERDRLAAIVAQDGPAAGPATGHAPLSSVMTNGRVLALSLVYGCYGTSFFGFVFWLPTIIQSAGIASPLMIGVLSTIPWLVGAATMLTLASRVSSLRNVGPLLIALALVSAFGWAVSPAALVSMPLAMLCCSLAMAGTMGSLPVFWNLPTAMFTGTAAAAAIALISALGNIPGFLSPYLVGWIKTATGAFDIPMYVFAATMLLAAIVLSFLTRAPAHD is encoded by the coding sequence ATGGATATGCCCGCCCCAGCGTCCACTTTGGCGGGGGATGGCGACGCCGCCCTGTTCGCCAAGGTCGCGCGCCGCCTGCTGCCGTTTCTGTTCGTCTGCTACCTGATCGCCCAGGTGGACCGCATGAACGTCGGCTTCGCCAAGCTCACCATGCTCAAGGACCTGGGGTTCAGCGAGCTGGTCTACGGCATCGGCGCGGGCACGTTCTTCATCGGCTACGTGCTGTTCGAAGTGCCCAGCAACATCGCGCTGAGAAAATTCGGCGCGCCGATGTGGCTGGGGCGGATCATGATCACCTGGGGCCTGCTGTCGATCGCGATGCTGTTCGTGCGCACGCCCGCCAGCTTCTACATCTTGCGCTTCCTGATCGGCGTGGCCGAGGCCGGGTTCTTCCCGGGTGTGATCTTCTATCTCACCTTGTGGTTCCCGGCCGCGCGGCGCACCCGCATGACGGCGATCTTCATGACCGCGATCGCGGTGGCGGGCGTCGTCGTCGGACCGGTCTCCGGCCTGATCCTGGAGACGCTGCATGATTTCGGCGGACTGCCCGGCTGGCAATGGCTGTTCATCATCGAAGGTACGCCGGCAGTGCTGCTGGGCATCGCCTGCATGAAGCGCCTCGACGCCGGACCTGCCAGCGCGCTGTGGCTCACCCCCGCAGAGCGCGACCGCCTGGCCGCCATCGTCGCGCAGGATGGCCCCGCAGCTGGCCCCGCAACTGGCCATGCCCCGCTGTCCTCGGTCATGACCAACGGCCGGGTCCTCGCGCTCAGCCTCGTCTACGGCTGCTACGGCACTTCGTTCTTCGGCTTCGTGTTCTGGCTGCCCACCATCATCCAGAGCGCCGGCATCGCCAGCCCGCTGATGATCGGCGTGCTCAGCACCATCCCCTGGCTGGTCGGGGCGGCCACCATGCTCACCCTCGCTTCGCGGGTGTCGAGCTTGCGCAACGTCGGCCCGCTGTTGATCGCATTGGCGCTGGTCTCGGCTTTCGGCTGGGCCGTGAGCCCGGCGGCGCTCGTCAGCATGCCGCTGGCGATGCTGTGCTGCTCGCTGGCGATGGCGGGTACGATGGGTTCGCTGCCGGTGTTCTGGAACCTGCCGACGGCGATGTTCACCGGCACCGCTGCCGCCGCCGCTATCGCGCTGATTTCGGCGCTGGGCAACATTCCCGGCTTCCTTTCGCCCTATCTCGTCGGCTGGATCAAGACTGCCACCGGCGCCTTCGATATCCCGATGTACGTCTTCGCCGCGACCATGCTGCTCGCCGCGATAGTTCTTTCGTTCCTGACGCGAGCACCCGCCCATGACTGA
- a CDS encoding TonB-dependent receptor has product MHTGIAHNRWLGASALALTLAAATPALAQEASAPNPEIAEAPAGDIVVTGSRIARDGSSAPTPVTVLGADYMNQRGQSNVADALNELPSFRPAQTPQGSSNRSQIAGSNFVDLRGLGSSRTLLLVDGKRFVPSAGTGQVDLNNIPSILIDRTEVVTGGASASYGSDAVAGVVNLILKKDFTGIQGDIQYGQSQKNDANEYRAALLVGGSLLDDRLHIMAAGEYYDNEGAGDQFTRDWGRRQPGLVVNPTPGNGTPTRVITNNVHDSRQTDGGLITSGLTWGSLTGTSDSRLVQFAADGTPTPFTVGQLAGSQLMIGGDGASYFYRGFDLLPKMERKIGYGRVAFDATDSLRLFADVSYSDSQVNGQSANAYNYGNLKIAVDNAFLPQAVRDAMVANNLSSVSFGRWSGDIGQVTTELSTRTFRTVLGAEGKIGSDWTYEASYEYGETKYESQIHGLRQSALFSQALDSVIDPATGKAVCRIALTNPGTSCLAFNPFGVGNFNPASTDYFTGTAWLRQKTVQNAAAFNIQGKVLELPAGPLQVALGAEYRKEQVNADSDTASQASLWDYANPKPLHGSYNAKEFYGEVNVPLIKDWAFAQRLDVTGAVRYTDYSTSGSVATWKAGLDWAVNDFLRLRATRSRDIRAPNITELFSTSVFGQNTLRDPKTGGSYFMPTITSGNTALKPEKADTLTAGIVLTPGTHLRLAVDYFDIKINDAISTLAFQSILDRCQTGETVLCSQIVRNSSDVVTSVTNKYINVASLKNRGVDVEFSYRQPLDEISSLPGTISLRAFATYTIKSTTSDGRVTTRLDGQVVNTVASVPSWIVNTNLGYDVGRFGMQLQGRFISASKYDNTYVEGVDINDNSVPSRLYVNLSAQYKLLDSDLGNVEIFAVINNLLDKDPPLVPVYGVGATNFAYYDAIGRAGKVGVRFKF; this is encoded by the coding sequence ATGCATACAGGGATCGCACATAACCGCTGGCTCGGAGCCAGCGCTCTTGCACTCACACTGGCCGCAGCCACACCTGCGCTGGCGCAGGAAGCGTCCGCGCCGAACCCCGAGATCGCCGAGGCGCCCGCTGGCGACATCGTCGTCACCGGCTCGCGCATCGCCCGCGACGGCTCCAGCGCACCCACTCCGGTCACCGTGCTCGGCGCCGACTATATGAACCAGCGCGGCCAATCGAACGTCGCCGATGCGCTCAACGAACTGCCTTCGTTCCGCCCGGCGCAGACGCCGCAGGGATCGTCGAACCGCTCGCAGATCGCGGGCTCCAACTTCGTCGATCTGCGCGGCCTGGGCAGTTCACGCACGTTGCTGCTGGTCGATGGCAAGCGCTTCGTGCCGTCCGCCGGCACCGGCCAGGTCGATCTCAACAATATTCCCTCGATCCTGATCGATCGCACGGAAGTGGTGACCGGCGGCGCTTCGGCCAGCTACGGGTCGGATGCCGTGGCCGGCGTGGTCAACCTGATCCTGAAGAAGGACTTCACGGGGATCCAGGGCGATATCCAGTACGGTCAGTCGCAGAAGAACGACGCCAACGAATACCGCGCCGCGCTGCTCGTCGGCGGCTCGCTGCTCGACGATCGCCTGCACATCATGGCCGCCGGCGAATACTACGACAACGAAGGTGCGGGCGACCAGTTCACCCGCGACTGGGGCCGCCGCCAGCCCGGCCTCGTCGTAAACCCGACTCCGGGCAACGGCACGCCGACCCGCGTGATCACCAACAACGTCCACGATTCGCGCCAGACCGACGGCGGCCTGATCACTTCGGGCCTGACCTGGGGCTCGCTCACCGGCACCAGCGATTCGCGCCTCGTGCAGTTCGCCGCCGACGGCACGCCCACGCCTTTCACCGTTGGCCAACTGGCCGGCAGCCAGCTGATGATCGGGGGCGACGGCGCCAGCTACTTCTACCGTGGCTTCGACCTGCTGCCGAAGATGGAGCGCAAGATCGGCTACGGCCGGGTGGCCTTCGACGCCACCGATTCACTACGCCTGTTCGCCGACGTGTCCTATTCGGACAGCCAGGTGAACGGCCAGAGCGCCAACGCCTACAACTACGGCAACCTGAAGATCGCGGTCGACAACGCCTTCCTGCCTCAGGCGGTCCGCGATGCGATGGTGGCGAACAACCTGTCGTCGGTCAGCTTCGGGCGCTGGAGCGGCGATATCGGTCAGGTCACGACCGAACTATCCACCCGCACTTTCCGCACCGTCCTGGGTGCCGAAGGCAAGATCGGCTCCGACTGGACCTATGAAGCCTCGTACGAATACGGCGAGACCAAGTACGAATCGCAAATCCACGGCCTGCGCCAGTCCGCCCTGTTCAGCCAGGCGCTCGATTCGGTGATCGACCCGGCGACCGGCAAGGCCGTATGCCGCATTGCGCTGACCAACCCGGGCACGTCCTGCCTGGCGTTCAACCCGTTCGGCGTCGGCAATTTCAATCCGGCCTCGACCGACTACTTCACCGGCACCGCCTGGCTGCGCCAGAAGACCGTGCAGAACGCCGCCGCCTTCAACATCCAGGGCAAGGTTCTGGAACTGCCCGCCGGGCCGCTCCAGGTGGCGCTGGGTGCCGAGTACCGCAAGGAGCAGGTGAACGCCGATTCCGATACGGCGTCCCAGGCCTCGCTGTGGGACTATGCCAACCCCAAGCCGCTGCACGGATCGTACAACGCCAAGGAATTCTACGGCGAAGTCAACGTGCCGCTGATCAAGGACTGGGCTTTCGCCCAGCGCCTCGATGTGACCGGCGCCGTGCGTTACACCGACTACAGCACCTCGGGCAGCGTCGCGACGTGGAAGGCGGGCCTCGATTGGGCCGTGAACGACTTCCTGCGCCTTCGCGCCACGCGCTCGCGTGATATCCGCGCGCCCAACATCACCGAACTGTTCAGCACCTCGGTGTTCGGCCAGAACACGCTGCGCGATCCCAAGACCGGCGGCAGCTACTTCATGCCCACGATCACGTCGGGCAACACAGCGCTCAAGCCGGAGAAGGCCGATACGCTGACCGCCGGCATCGTCCTGACGCCGGGCACGCACCTGCGCCTTGCGGTCGATTACTTCGACATCAAGATCAACGATGCGATCTCGACGCTGGCTTTCCAGTCGATCCTCGATCGCTGCCAGACGGGCGAAACCGTGCTGTGCAGCCAGATCGTGCGCAATAGCAGCGACGTGGTGACCTCGGTGACGAACAAGTACATCAACGTCGCCAGCCTGAAGAACCGGGGCGTGGATGTCGAGTTCAGCTACCGCCAGCCGCTGGACGAGATTTCCTCGCTGCCCGGCACCATTAGCCTGCGCGCCTTCGCGACCTACACGATCAAGTCGACCACCAGCGACGGCCGCGTCACCACTCGCCTCGACGGGCAGGTGGTGAACACCGTCGCCAGCGTGCCGAGCTGGATCGTCAACACCAACCTGGGTTACGATGTCGGTCGCTTCGGGATGCAGTTGCAGGGCCGCTTCATCAGCGCCAGCAAGTACGACAACACCTATGTCGAAGGCGTCGATATCAACGACAATTCCGTGCCGAGCCGGCTCTACGTGAACCTCTCGGCACAGTACAAGCTGCTGGACAGCGACCTGGGCAACGTGGAAATCTTCGCGGTGATCAACAACCTGCTGGACAAGGACCCGCCGCTGGTTCCCGTCTACGGCGTGGGCGCTACCAACTTCGCATATTACGATGCGATCGGCCGCGCCGGCAAGGTGGGCGTCCGCTTCAAGTTCTAA
- a CDS encoding TonB-dependent receptor plug domain-containing protein, with product MLSKLHLRYDVLSCTASFAALSVALASPATAQVAVPVGAQSAATDAESPAPAGDIVVTGTRIARDGASSPTPLTVLGGDYLAARATSNVADALNELPSFRATTSSASTSSTATQAGTNFLDLRGLGSNRTLLLVDGKRHVSTAITGQVDINMIPTLLIDRVEVVTGGASAVYGSDAVAGVVNLIYKKNFTGLEGDAQYDVAQVGDAQGYRFALHGGTAFLEDRLHVSGAVEVFHNDGIGSMYTRDWGRREYGILTNPARATNGLPVRIISDHVRTSTMTPYGLVTSGLTYGDLTGTTDVRRIQFAADGTPVPFNQGTLAGSQYMIGGDGAGQGFLSDFSLAPRISRQLASGDIHYDAGDGLEFGTAFYYARSRASGQAIAPFDFGTLTIQRDNAYLPAALTAAMDAKGLTKLAFGRLSLDVGPNTSDNTTQTYRSVTDAKGRIGAWKWDAYYQYGKTDYVGRFNGVRNNARYLAAIDSVIDPATGKAVCRSTLTAPGNGCIAYNPFGDTNSTAAKEYVTGDQYYHLVTQQHVAAVNFTGPVAELWAGPLAASLGAEYRHEQASATADAASIAGAYAAGNYKPIDGRYSVREAYLEMELPVVRDLPFAKAIDLNGAVRYADYSTSGGYVTWKLGGTWDIGSGLMVRATRSRDIRAPNISELYASSVTRITSVTDPQNGNASIFIPTLTSGSTALKPEKANTFTAGVTYAPTWINGVQLSVDYYDIKINDAITSLTAQNIVDRCYAGDQSLCGLVVRSGGTISQININQINLASFATAGVDFELSYSTDLLGGRFSWRNLLTYVDKFEQSNGAVVTNLANQFNGAGVARWTGNSTIAYQHGRVGGSLVGRFVGAGKYDNLFVEGVDINDNTVSSRFYLSLNLRYDLTDDGSVQIYGVVNNLLDTDPSIAPQTTTVTNVAYFDEVGRAFRVGAKFKF from the coding sequence ATGCTTTCCAAATTGCATCTGAGGTACGACGTTCTGAGCTGCACGGCCAGTTTCGCTGCGTTGTCGGTCGCTCTGGCCAGTCCTGCGACGGCGCAGGTTGCAGTGCCGGTGGGGGCACAGTCCGCTGCAACCGATGCCGAAAGCCCGGCGCCTGCCGGCGATATCGTCGTAACCGGCACCCGCATCGCCCGCGATGGTGCATCTTCTCCCACGCCGCTCACCGTACTGGGCGGCGACTACCTCGCTGCCCGGGCGACCAGCAATGTCGCCGATGCGCTCAATGAACTGCCTTCGTTCCGCGCCACCACCTCGTCGGCCAGCACCAGCTCCACCGCGACGCAGGCCGGTACGAACTTCCTCGATCTGCGCGGCCTTGGAAGCAACCGCACGCTGCTGCTCGTCGACGGCAAGCGCCACGTGTCCACCGCGATCACCGGCCAGGTCGATATCAACATGATCCCGACGCTTCTGATCGACCGGGTGGAGGTCGTCACCGGCGGCGCTTCGGCGGTCTATGGTTCGGATGCGGTCGCGGGCGTGGTCAACCTCATCTACAAGAAGAACTTCACGGGTCTGGAAGGCGATGCGCAGTACGATGTGGCGCAAGTGGGCGATGCGCAAGGCTATCGCTTCGCGCTGCATGGCGGCACCGCCTTCCTGGAGGACCGTCTTCACGTCTCCGGCGCGGTCGAGGTGTTCCACAACGACGGTATCGGCAGCATGTATACGCGTGACTGGGGGCGGCGCGAATACGGCATCCTGACCAATCCCGCGCGCGCCACCAATGGCCTGCCGGTGCGCATCATCTCGGACCATGTCCGCACTTCGACGATGACGCCTTACGGTCTCGTCACCTCGGGTCTGACCTACGGCGACCTGACCGGCACCACCGACGTCCGCCGGATCCAGTTCGCGGCCGATGGGACCCCGGTGCCCTTCAATCAGGGCACGCTGGCCGGTTCGCAGTATATGATCGGCGGCGACGGCGCTGGCCAGGGCTTCCTCAGCGACTTCTCGCTCGCACCGCGCATCTCGCGCCAGTTGGCCAGCGGCGACATCCACTATGACGCTGGCGACGGGCTGGAGTTCGGCACCGCGTTCTACTACGCCCGTTCGCGCGCGTCGGGACAGGCGATCGCGCCATTCGACTTCGGCACGCTGACGATCCAGCGCGACAATGCATACCTGCCCGCGGCGCTTACGGCGGCGATGGACGCCAAGGGCCTGACCAAGCTCGCCTTCGGGCGCCTGTCGCTCGACGTCGGGCCGAACACGTCCGACAACACCACACAAACCTACCGCTCGGTCACCGACGCCAAGGGCCGCATCGGCGCCTGGAAGTGGGACGCCTACTATCAGTACGGCAAGACCGACTATGTCGGCCGCTTCAACGGCGTGCGCAACAATGCACGCTACCTGGCCGCCATAGATTCGGTCATCGACCCCGCCACCGGCAAGGCGGTGTGCCGATCGACCCTGACGGCGCCGGGCAACGGCTGCATCGCCTACAACCCGTTCGGCGATACCAATTCGACCGCCGCCAAGGAATACGTGACGGGCGACCAGTACTATCACCTCGTCACCCAGCAGCACGTCGCGGCGGTGAACTTCACCGGCCCCGTCGCGGAACTGTGGGCCGGCCCGCTGGCCGCATCGCTCGGCGCCGAATACCGCCACGAACAAGCTAGCGCCACCGCCGATGCTGCTTCGATCGCCGGCGCCTATGCGGCCGGCAACTACAAGCCGATCGACGGTCGCTACAGCGTCAGGGAGGCGTACCTCGAAATGGAGCTGCCGGTCGTGCGCGACCTGCCGTTTGCCAAGGCGATCGACCTCAACGGCGCGGTCCGCTACGCCGACTATTCGACCAGTGGCGGCTACGTGACCTGGAAGCTGGGCGGCACCTGGGATATCGGGTCGGGCCTGATGGTGCGCGCCACCCGATCGCGAGACATTCGCGCGCCCAACATCTCCGAACTCTACGCCTCGTCCGTTACACGCATCACCAGCGTGACCGACCCGCAGAACGGCAATGCCTCGATCTTCATTCCCACGCTGACCTCGGGCAGCACCGCGCTCAAGCCGGAGAAAGCCAACACCTTCACCGCCGGCGTCACTTACGCGCCGACCTGGATCAATGGCGTCCAGCTTTCGGTCGACTACTACGACATCAAGATAAACGACGCCATCACCAGCCTGACGGCGCAGAACATCGTCGATCGCTGCTATGCCGGCGACCAGAGCCTGTGCGGCCTGGTGGTTCGTTCGGGTGGTACGATCTCGCAGATCAACATCAACCAGATCAACCTCGCCTCGTTCGCCACCGCCGGCGTCGATTTCGAGCTGTCGTATTCGACCGATCTGCTGGGCGGCCGGTTCTCCTGGCGCAACCTGCTGACGTACGTGGACAAGTTCGAACAGAGCAATGGCGCGGTCGTCACCAACCTTGCCAACCAGTTCAACGGCGCGGGCGTAGCGCGCTGGACCGGCAACTCGACCATCGCCTACCAGCACGGCCGCGTCGGTGGCTCGCTGGTCGGGCGCTTCGTGGGGGCGGGCAAGTACGACAACCTCTTCGTCGAGGGCGTCGATATCAACGACAATACCGTGTCCTCGCGGTTCTACCTCAGCCTCAACTTGCGCTACGACCTGACGGATGACGGTTCGGTGCAGATCTACGGCGTCGTCAACAACCTGCTGGACACCGATCCCTCGATCGCGCCGCAGACGACGACGGTAACCAATGTTGCCTACTTCGACGAAGTGGGCCGCGCCTTCCGGGTCGGCGCGAAGTTCAAGTTCTGA
- a CDS encoding HpcH/HpaI aldolase family protein, whose protein sequence is MTTLNPVLANASDMRAALKGGGMITSWFAMGSVPLIEIGAMDYFDAAIIDLQHGLWDRMTSHLAVSVLGPKPAIMRVAANTMPAIGEALDSGAEGVLVPLVETAEQARAAVAAATFPKDGIRSGGGVRPLAEGFTRYHKRSINPLIGVMIETSAGVDNAAEIAAVDGVDFVFIGTGDLALSLGCFPQIDERHEQACQSVFEACKRAGTPCGIFTTTAEAAAARIEQGYAMTVAANDVDILLHGFAQAGQAARKVAAHA, encoded by the coding sequence ATGACCACCCTCAATCCAGTGCTCGCCAATGCGAGCGACATGCGCGCGGCTCTCAAGGGCGGGGGCATGATCACATCGTGGTTCGCGATGGGTTCGGTGCCGCTGATCGAGATCGGCGCGATGGACTATTTCGACGCTGCCATCATCGATCTCCAGCATGGCCTGTGGGATCGCATGACCTCGCACCTCGCCGTGAGCGTGCTGGGCCCCAAGCCGGCGATCATGCGGGTGGCTGCCAACACCATGCCGGCGATCGGCGAAGCGCTCGACAGCGGCGCCGAGGGCGTGTTGGTGCCGTTGGTCGAAACGGCCGAGCAGGCCCGCGCAGCGGTGGCTGCAGCCACGTTCCCGAAGGACGGCATCCGTTCGGGCGGCGGCGTGCGCCCGCTTGCGGAAGGCTTCACCCGCTATCACAAGCGCAGCATCAATCCGCTGATCGGGGTGATGATCGAGACTTCCGCCGGCGTCGACAATGCGGCCGAGATCGCGGCGGTCGACGGGGTCGATTTCGTCTTCATCGGGACCGGCGACCTGGCGCTGTCGCTCGGCTGCTTCCCGCAGATCGACGAGCGCCACGAGCAGGCATGCCAGAGCGTATTCGAAGCCTGCAAGCGTGCCGGTACGCCGTGCGGTATCTTCACCACCACTGCCGAAGCCGCCGCAGCGCGGATCGAACAGGGCTACGCCATGACCGTAGCCGCGAACGACGTCGACATTCTCCTGCACGGGTTCGCGCAGGCCGGTCAGGCCGCGCGCAAGGTCGCCGCGCACGCCTGA
- a CDS encoding GntR family transcriptional regulator — protein sequence MTVHQLDRGARGTPAYMEVLARIQRGDVGPGDKLVDTALATELGVSRMPVREALLRLVHEGYLVGTTRGFMLPELSQKDIADIFEIRKMLEPRAAAAAAYNLDAQAVADLEAAYRMACDAVEQDEPLALMQANTRFRQAWLNAVPNPRLAATIGRFVDHVQTVRIGTLHDKETQMVVIALLTDLLEGFRVRNSIAVYDSMTRFVDVAQGRFFALMEKTRADFDNKDIVSGGAL from the coding sequence ATGACAGTGCATCAGCTCGATCGTGGGGCGCGCGGAACGCCCGCTTACATGGAGGTGCTCGCCCGCATTCAGCGCGGCGACGTGGGGCCGGGGGACAAGCTGGTCGATACCGCGCTGGCCACGGAACTGGGCGTGTCGCGTATGCCCGTGCGCGAGGCGCTGCTGCGGCTGGTCCATGAAGGATACCTCGTCGGCACCACGCGCGGCTTCATGCTGCCTGAATTGTCCCAGAAGGACATCGCCGACATCTTCGAGATCCGTAAGATGCTCGAACCGCGCGCTGCGGCGGCTGCCGCATACAATCTTGACGCGCAGGCCGTGGCCGATCTCGAAGCGGCCTATCGCATGGCCTGCGACGCGGTGGAGCAGGATGAGCCGCTCGCCCTGATGCAGGCCAACACGCGCTTTCGTCAGGCTTGGCTCAACGCCGTGCCTAACCCCCGCCTGGCCGCGACGATCGGCCGCTTCGTCGACCACGTCCAGACCGTGCGGATCGGCACGCTCCACGACAAGGAAACGCAGATGGTGGTGATCGCGCTGCTGACCGACCTGCTGGAAGGCTTCCGCGTCCGCAATTCCATCGCCGTCTACGATTCGATGACCCGCTTCGTCGATGTCGCGCAGGGGCGCTTCTTCGCACTGATGGAGAAGACGCGGGCCGATTTCGACAACAAGGACATTGTCTCGGGCGGAGCTCTCTGA